AGGCTTCTTACCAGCTGTAGAATGtccggttcgagccatagctaTTGTTCGAGGGGACAGACCGTCACCACAACACCACCTAGGTACAAGTGAGTATAAGTGTTTACCTCACACCCTCTCATTACTGACAAGACTCAAAATCGAGTCTCATCTGGAGATGAAGGGCACCTTACCCATTAGGCTACCATCTCGGTGTGTGGAAATCACTACCCCGTTTGTTATGTGGTTTTATGGCCGAGAAGACTCAAAACATCGACCTTGACTTGAGGATAAAATTACAAGCTTCGGCCTACTCAAAGCTAACTTTGAATTTTACCTTTTTTTCGCATACTTTGAGTACAATACATAAagtttttcaaagaaaaacgAAGAAAGATTGGAATATATAAAGAGTTGATGAAAAAACGATGCtaaaatttttggttttctctgttcattttggttcagtttttaTAGGTGAAAAGACATCGAATCAACATTTTTTGGGGGACAAAGTACGGATTATCTCCTTGAGATTTTTTCGTTTGGCAGATGACCTCTCTGAACTTTATTAATGATCAATTCGCCTCCCTATGATTTTGGAGTTAAGCTCAGGGTGGATCCATACTttgccctctcttttttttacatGAATCGGTGAATGATCAACAATCTACGAGTTGTATACTTAATACCATTACAGTGGGACAACATCTGGCTACCACGGCCAAGTTTCAgttcatatttgtttttttgagtAAATAAATTAGCCCATtgcaaacaacaacaacaataataatacAAAGTCACCTCAAGGCAGCCTTGCTCTATTATAAGCAGCCTTGACATATTGTCTAGGAACCTTAATTACATTAACACTATTACAAAAGGAACATAAGTAGCAGAAATCAAGAAGACCCTGAATAAAAACTAGGCAATCAGTATAAATAGTAAGATTGGACATGCATCTCTACAAATCGCTCATTTTAAGAGCAGCAATCCCGCCTTGATCTCCGCCATAGTAGCCGAAGAAGGTTGGAAATTGTCTctcattggttaattatctcctccaaaactagtatatgaaccTGGAcggtctctccactcattgtcaattagatttgagatggatgctttaacatggtattagaacGAAGGTTTCGAAAGCTGTGATTTCCCCTTaatttgtttgtgccatagtcgTACTTTGTTTCGTTGCGATCCGGTGTGTTCCGGATCATTTGTTGACATCTCCATGTGTTCGGGGATCGCTCGTGAGGAGGAGTGTTGGAAAAttatcccacatcgattaaTTATTTCCTCCGAAACTAATACATACGAGCCTGTACAGCCTCTTCCGTCGTTGCCACCTGATACTCATCCTCTCCAGCTTTATGACCCAAACCCAAGCAGCTGCTCCATTACCAGACTTCTTCATGACCCATCCACCATCTATGACAAAAACTACCTCAGACTACTAAAATTCGCGAAAACAAGCACTAGCAGGAGTTCATCACGGTGCTACAGTGCTCTTTGTTTACGAATATCGTGAtctcattaatttttttgttactagAAATGGGAGTACTGCATGTGTGGTATCCTCCTGTCACTTCCGTCATGGAGTATTGACTGTTACACTGCGCCACTATTTGTTGGAGACCCGACCTCACCTATGTCGGGGCCGAAACTAATTAAAGTCACATAATGTTTGGGTGGTGTTAGGAGTATATTTAGCTCCACTAAGCAGCGCCTATGGGGACTCGAACATGGGTCTTGTCCAACCAGATTTTGAGTTTTCACCACTGAACCAACACCTCATcgccgagggaaaaaaaaaacaccaccacCTCATTGGTATGTCTGGAGttgataaatatttaaaaacctTAACTAGAAATGGTTACGATTTTTTTCCACTTGgaaataactaaaaaaaaagtaaggtgTCTCTAGGAATTTGACTTCTGGTTTTAAAGGAGGATAATAACATTAAATAGGGGGCTACTGGCcaaccttttcaaattaagTAACATTAACTAACGTTAATTGCTTTTCGAGGATTAATTATCTGATCACACAAACAATGATATAATTATCATTAATATGGGCATGTATTATCGAACACTGCTTCATGTGCATCTGATTTTTAAGTCTGTCACACGTaggcactttttttttattatattgtcatgttgtatttttttcttgggTCTAATATTATCGGATATCACAAATTAATTAAGTGAGGTGAAGATCTCCCtcatgtgtattaaagggtgttttggataaataatccatttgaatggagtatttttttgtccttattcaaactTCATTAGCATTTACTTGCGTcgattttttatgaattattgcttcgtcgtGACGAGAcaaatctaaaaggtaaaaaattatgatcgaaacctaattttttttgaataaagacacaaaaattagcttattggcttgtttttgtctttattaaaaaaaaaattgggttttgataataattttttactttttagatttctcttatCATGATGAAAAAATAACTCACAAAACATCgatgcaaaattaataaatgtgattttttttaaataaatacgaaaaatatCTGGGACCCACTacattaagaaaagaaaaaatgttagCCACCCTCAGTGGACAAAATAATAATCCAGACAACAACGTCAAGTGTATGACTAGTTACGTAGCAACTCAAGGGTTAGCTAAAGTGACAACAGAGATGAACTGTAAACTCAAAATGTGTGAAACTCGGTAAGGTCAGGCCGCAAGAGGGTGAATCTTCTAGTCCTAGTGTGGATGGTCTGCCTTTGAAGTTTGATCGGACCGAAGAGTGAAATAGTCGAGATGCGTGTAAGCTCGCTCAGACACCTCGGACTGtcgaaccaaaacaaaaaaaagaagaaaatcagtTACGTAGCATGTGTTGTTAAATCGATGGGCTCTACTTCCTTTttggttcaagacaaaaacagATCGCTAGCTCCTTACTCCCTCATGTCATTGCCTTGTcgtttcaggaaaaaaaattcctccttATTTTCTGTTTAACCAAACACTCTCCTTCACTTCTCTTTCACGCGAAATTAACATGAGGGGGACTGGGATTTTTTCGGTCGTCCTGTGTCTGGTTATTTTCCCTCGTTTTCTATCGGGGAATTCGGATCCCCCGCTCGCTCCGGCGTTGTATGTTCTTGGTGATTCGTTGTTGGACAGTGGAAACAACAATTTCTTGCCAACTTTGGCTAGGGCAGATTTCCAGCCCTATGGTGTGAATTTCCCCGGAGGAGCTACTGGCAGATTCACCAATGGTAGAACGGTCGCGGATTTTATAGGTATGTCCCGTGGTCCAAAAAGCGTGACAtcggttttctttttttgctgttttctcTTGTATAATTAACACTCGAGATCTTTCTCATGAACAATCTCAGAAACCTTTAATCAATCTGTACCCGAAAAAGGAGGCTTCTCACTAGTCCCCTCTTGGGAAATGCATTGTGAATTTGCATTTTTCGGTCACAAGCAAAGTTTTCATTTTGTAAGAGCTTCTCGATAACATTGACCATgtaaaaaatctatataataaaacaacttaatatttaaattttatgtaCATAAATCTAACGGCTCAAACTTATTTCTCATAAATTCTACGGCTGAGAAAAGTCCTAGCTAGGACTGAAAAATTCTATTTCCAATCTTCTCTAACCTTTCATATTCCTACTCTCTTTTGttatagaaaaatagaaaacaataaATTTCATTGGCAAAAAAAGAGCCGAattttgaaataagaaagggaagtaatttttcaaaacttaGCACTGTCTCTCTCTGAAGTAAAGCGAAATCTTCTCTAACTTTTCTTATTTCAACTCTATTTTGTTATGGGAAGATAGAtagtaataaaatttcatgtatAAAATTAGTGCAAGGCACAtcgtaaactaaacaaaagggtaagaaatatttttgtttattgattgattaatttcaattttttttttggggggggggggggggggggggggggggtggggtttttttgtaaactaaacaaaagggtaagaaaaaaaTCTATGTAAAGTTTTCGGTCACAAGCAAAGTTTTCATTTTGTAAGAGCTTCTTGATAACATTGACCATgtaaaaaatctatataataaaacagctTAATATTTGAATCCTATGTACATAAATCTAACGGCTCAAACTTATCTCTCATAAATTCTACGGCTGAGAAAAATCTGTTTGatcctaatttaagaaaaaatcttccCGTATAAATCAGTTTCGTTGGCGGGGGTAGTAAATATGTTGCGTCCTGGTTgattaatttcaatttttttgggggtgtgtgtttttttgtaaactaaacaaaagggtaagaaaaaaatctatttgatcctaatttaagaaaaaatattccCGTATAAATCAGTTTCGTTGGCGGGAGTAGTAAATATGTTGCGTCGTGCCTTCAGACACGGGCAAACTCTAGTTATTGAAATCAGATATCGATTGATCTCTTTTTAAAATGAACTTAGAGtattgctatatgtaccgatcatgggggagggaaaatgtaccggcggccgccggcgggccatctccggccaccggacggccgatccgaaccgtccaaaaattctaaaaaaaaaaccgatggggcccacgcgggaatcaacagcatccgaggtgtgtagggtgcttgatccgagcacccatttttcgtgtatatatgtatatacgtgtatatacacgaaaaatgggtgctcggatcaagtaccctacacaccttggatgcctTTGATTCCCGCGagggccccatcggtttttgttttagaatttttggacggctcggatcggccgtccggtggccggagactgcccgccggcggccgtcggtgcgttttccctcccccatggtcggtactcataggtTTTCTGATAAAGAATAGGTATCATGTGAAAAGCATTGCGAAAATGGAATAGTTGAACTGGCTACCCTTTTTTTAACTCTCctgtactttcttttcttttttctcttcttgtgGGCGTCTTTTTTGGTGGCCTGAAAATAGCTGAATTTCTTGGGCTACCAATGTCTCCGCCGTTCATGAGTTTCCGGAATTCGCGAACGCTCACCGGACTGAATTACGCGTCCGCGTCGTGCGGCATTCTACCCGAAACCGGAAGCTACATTGTAAGTCATCTGGGAAACTTCCTTACTTCgctagttttttctttttactaatttgtttgccttttgtattgttttctttttctcgaggtaaaaaataaataaaaaagagtaTTGCTATGGTGACCGTCTTTTGGCAGCCATTTGATGGGGTATTAATCAGACAAAATACCAACCACGTTACTCAGTGGGCCCTACACAGCACGTACATGTGGTTGGAGCATATAAGGTGTCATATTAAATGAAATCTAGATTTCATATACAAGTGTGTAAGAAAGCCTGACTGCATAGTTGGCAACAAAAATGAGTTAAAGATTAGTTATTGGTAGTATTTATCTTCCTTTACTTAAATGGCACCATAGGATTTTAAATAATTTGGGTGTTCAAGTCAGTTTATGCAAATTTCAATTAATAATGGAGGACCAATCCCACCATCTAATTGCATTTTAGTTTTCTTGttaaccatctctctctctctctctctctctctctctctctctctcagtggtAAGGGCTTGTCAGCAGCCACTGCTCATTTATTTGTACAAATCAAGATGTGAAATAGGCTATAGCGACTTTAACAGGCCCGACGATTGTAATTCCAAATGTACCtatatatgtataatttttGTTGCAGGGTAAATGCTTAAATTTGGATGATCAAATTGGTTTGTTTGGGAAGACAGTTAAAAATGAATTAACTAAGCACCTCGGCAGCTCAGAAGTGCTCTCAGACTatttatcaaagtcaatatTTCTGGTCTCCACAGGGAACAATGACTACATCAACAACTATCTGCAACCCAATTTGTATGACTCAAGCTCACGTTACTCGCCTCACTCATTTGCCCAACTTCTCACTGATTCTCTGTCCCACAAACTTGAggtaacccctctctctctctctctctctctctctctctctaaataaataaattggcCAATGGCACCAGGTCACATGCACTCATTGCAACTGTACTTTTGTTACTTCCCGTACAATTTGACCAGTAGGATTGCGAAAAAAATAACTCTTGCGGGTTAGAGTCTTCTGTGTCATCTTGCGACCGAAATTGCACTAGAAT
This DNA window, taken from Rhododendron vialii isolate Sample 1 chromosome 8a, ASM3025357v1, encodes the following:
- the LOC131336320 gene encoding GDSL esterase/lipase 7-like, with amino-acid sequence MRGTGIFSVVLCLVIFPRFLSGNSDPPLAPALYVLGDSLLDSGNNNFLPTLARADFQPYGVNFPGGATGRFTNGRTVADFIAEFLGLPMSPPFMSFRNSRTLTGLNYASASCGILPETGSYIGKCLNLDDQIGLFGKTVKNELTKHLGSSEVLSDYLSKSIFLVSTGNNDYINNYLQPNLYDSSSRYSPHSFAQLLTDSLSHKLERLYKLGARKMVVFEIGPVGCIPSIIRQYKHKGQCVEEINRFVSLFNAQLGTILKNLTSNLPGSAFVLGHVHWLGYDAIMHPSRYGLGDVGDPCCTTWANGTSGCIPELQPCTPTDNHYFWDAFHLTEAVYSVIAARCINDTSVCIPTTIKALVQI